The proteins below come from a single Streptomyces sp. MRC013 genomic window:
- the vph gene encoding viomycin phosphotransferase: protein MSIRTTHRALLSRLLPGDRTDDLAVRQGQFHTVVIGSDRVVCLPRTRAAAARLPQRAAALHALAGLGLGFRTPEPLLRGGAEEVPFLVLGRIPGEPLEADALNGARVVDTVAAQYVTLLSDLVRAGTDETVRAVLPRAPEDRWRRFAGSVRAELFPLMSDSGRLRAERELAALDGLPRITRAVVHGDLGAENVLWEWTHGLPHVSGVLDWDDVALGDPAEDLAAICAGYGPEFLERVLALGGWSDRGLLTRITAIRGTFALQQAFYAIRDGDEEELADGLAGYR, encoded by the coding sequence GTGAGCATCCGTACGACGCATCGAGCTTTGCTGAGCCGCCTGCTGCCCGGTGACAGGACGGACGACCTGGCAGTACGCCAGGGGCAGTTCCACACCGTGGTCATCGGCTCGGACCGTGTCGTGTGCCTGCCCCGCACCCGGGCAGCGGCCGCCCGGCTGCCTCAGCGGGCGGCCGCACTTCACGCGCTCGCCGGCCTCGGCCTCGGCTTCCGCACACCCGAGCCCCTGCTCCGGGGCGGCGCCGAGGAGGTGCCGTTCCTGGTGCTCGGCCGCATTCCCGGGGAACCGCTGGAGGCCGACGCCCTCAACGGTGCCCGGGTGGTCGACACCGTGGCGGCGCAGTACGTCACGCTGCTGTCCGATCTGGTCCGTGCCGGCACCGACGAGACGGTACGAGCGGTTCTCCCCCGGGCACCGGAGGACCGGTGGCGGCGGTTCGCGGGGAGCGTGCGCGCGGAGCTGTTCCCGCTCATGTCCGACAGCGGGCGCCTGCGGGCCGAACGGGAACTCGCAGCACTCGACGGCCTCCCCCGCATCACCCGAGCCGTGGTGCACGGCGACCTCGGTGCCGAGAACGTCCTGTGGGAGTGGACGCACGGCCTGCCGCACGTCTCCGGCGTGCTCGACTGGGACGACGTCGCACTCGGTGACCCGGCCGAAGACCTCGCAGCCATCTGCGCCGGCTACGGACCCGAGTTCCTGGAGCGGGTGCTCGCCCTGGGCGGTTGGTCGGACCGCGGCCTCCTCACCCGCATCACCGCGATCCGCGGCACATTCGCCCTGCAGCAAGCCTTCTACGCCATCCGCGACGGCGACGAGGAAGAACTCGCGGACGGTCTGGCCGGCTACCGCTAA